One genomic segment of Cygnus olor isolate bCygOlo1 chromosome 20, bCygOlo1.pri.v2, whole genome shotgun sequence includes these proteins:
- the SDF2 gene encoding stromal cell-derived factor 2 isoform X2, protein MAAASHAQERHRWARRGLPRGAEGKWRPRRRRRRQRRRRGAEQTSCDLRAGGAAPLPLPVGGGMGPEVEVAVAAAGGRGPLPVSAPLPIVALVLALGAAVNGGGGGGGGGGGPGPVTCGSVVKLLNVRHNVRLHSHDVRYGSGSGQQSVTGVAAADDGNSYWRVRGRTAAVCERGRPVRCGQAIRLTHLGTGRNLHSHRFASPLSGNQEVSAFGEDGEGDYLDDWTVVCSGTYWARDSEVRFQHASTDVFLSVTGEQYGRPINGQKEVHGMAASSQHNYWKVTEGIFVQPAEVFKAEQYHAEL, encoded by the exons ATGGCTGCGGCGTCTCACGcgcaggag CGGCACCGCTGGGCCCGGCGCGGCCTCCCCCGGGGCGCTGAGGGAAAATGgaggccgcggcggcggcggcggcggcagcggcggcggcggggggcggagCAGACGAGTTGCGACCTCCGGGCGGGCGGAGCGGCGCCACTTCCGCTTCCGGTCGGCGGCGGGATGGGACCGGAGGTGGAggtggcggtggcggcggctGGGGGCAGGGGCCCGCTCCCGGTGTCGGCCCCGCTCCCGATCGTGGCGCTGGTGCTGGCGCTGGGCGCGGCGGTTaacggaggaggaggaggaggaggaggagggggcgggccgggccccgTTACGTGCGGCTCGGTGGTGAAGCTGCTCAACGTGCGGCACAACGTGCGCCTGCACTCGCACGACGTCCGCTACGGCTCCG GCAGCGGGCAGCAGTCGGTGACCGGCGTGGCGGCGGCGGACGACGGCAACAGCTACTGGCGGGTGCGGGGCCGCACGGCGGCCGTGTGCGAGCGGGGCCGGCCGGTGCGGTGCGGGCAGGCCATCCGCCTCACCCACCTGGGCACCGGCCGCAACCTCCACAGCCACCGCTTCGCCTCCCCGCTCTCCGGGAACCAG GAGGTGAGCGCCTTCGGGGAGGACGGCGAGGGCGACTACCTGGACGACTGGACGGTGGTGTGCAGCGGGACCTACTGGGCGCGGGACAGCGAGGTGCGCTTCCAGCACGCCTCCACCGACGTCTTCCTGTCGGTGACGGGCGAGCAGTACGGGCGGCCCATCAACGGGCAGAAGGAGGTGCACGGCATGGCCGCCTCCAGCCAGCACAACTACTGGAAGGTCACGGAGGGCATCTTCGTGCAGCCCGCCGAGGTTTTCAAAGCGGAGCAGTACCACGCCGAGCTGTGA
- the SDF2 gene encoding stromal cell-derived factor 2 isoform X1, translated as MAAASHAQERHRWARRGLPRGAEGKWRPRRRRRRQRRRRGAEQTSCDLRAGGAAPLPLPVGGGMGPEVEVAVAAAGGRGPLPVSAPLPIVALVLALGAAVNGGGGGGGGGGGPGPVTCGSVVKLLNVRHNVRLHSHDVRYGSGNGPGSGQQSVTGVAAADDGNSYWRVRGRTAAVCERGRPVRCGQAIRLTHLGTGRNLHSHRFASPLSGNQEVSAFGEDGEGDYLDDWTVVCSGTYWARDSEVRFQHASTDVFLSVTGEQYGRPINGQKEVHGMAASSQHNYWKVTEGIFVQPAEVFKAEQYHAEL; from the exons ATGGCTGCGGCGTCTCACGcgcaggag CGGCACCGCTGGGCCCGGCGCGGCCTCCCCCGGGGCGCTGAGGGAAAATGgaggccgcggcggcggcggcggcggcagcggcggcggcggggggcggagCAGACGAGTTGCGACCTCCGGGCGGGCGGAGCGGCGCCACTTCCGCTTCCGGTCGGCGGCGGGATGGGACCGGAGGTGGAggtggcggtggcggcggctGGGGGCAGGGGCCCGCTCCCGGTGTCGGCCCCGCTCCCGATCGTGGCGCTGGTGCTGGCGCTGGGCGCGGCGGTTaacggaggaggaggaggaggaggaggagggggcgggccgggccccgTTACGTGCGGCTCGGTGGTGAAGCTGCTCAACGTGCGGCACAACGTGCGCCTGCACTCGCACGACGTCCGCTACGGCTCCGGTAACGGCCCCG GCAGCGGGCAGCAGTCGGTGACCGGCGTGGCGGCGGCGGACGACGGCAACAGCTACTGGCGGGTGCGGGGCCGCACGGCGGCCGTGTGCGAGCGGGGCCGGCCGGTGCGGTGCGGGCAGGCCATCCGCCTCACCCACCTGGGCACCGGCCGCAACCTCCACAGCCACCGCTTCGCCTCCCCGCTCTCCGGGAACCAG GAGGTGAGCGCCTTCGGGGAGGACGGCGAGGGCGACTACCTGGACGACTGGACGGTGGTGTGCAGCGGGACCTACTGGGCGCGGGACAGCGAGGTGCGCTTCCAGCACGCCTCCACCGACGTCTTCCTGTCGGTGACGGGCGAGCAGTACGGGCGGCCCATCAACGGGCAGAAGGAGGTGCACGGCATGGCCGCCTCCAGCCAGCACAACTACTGGAAGGTCACGGAGGGCATCTTCGTGCAGCCCGCCGAGGTTTTCAAAGCGGAGCAGTACCACGCCGAGCTGTGA
- the KIAA0100 gene encoding protein KIAA0100 homolog, whose protein sequence is MAAGGPGLPLALPLPLPAALLGLGLVALLAGLLARWLVCRLAVTWCRQKLQAELKIGSFGFFWAQNISLKFQQKQQTVEIDSVWISSKLSRELPRYFELCFGEVRIRTDLQKGPGFQPSFPGAPSEADGSESRADVALKPSLLRLLSQLFSIHLDSVNVMVLHVATSESLWHIQASKTRLLLAGDGKSLNCEVSLTKVNSKVLRSSQLDDTCLAELALALSLSLEISSKRRLVGVRLSVRTLQAELHEGLFCSPLLRRVTAGGEQPGPGPEEPLKSSSLLSRGTLQLVPRRVEVKLENTSVVLSMNSQKRHLTWSLKLLQFLYRREEEQIPLRNFTPASDLDQMSVDLQLEDGLLLSQSRQRIVCLNSLKTSVQVTAIDLSAAVLLNTCIIHYRHQEFSHWLGLLAQERRCRAVPVPSQGHKGRSYPQIIAPIILCASLSNVNVSVQLGDTPPFALGFNSISADYQHLRPQSVHQRAVLAVDHLCWRVGNDSHIQRAPHPPNMHVWGEALILDSFNLQGSYNQPLGMSSAQSDTLFLDCTIRGLQVESSDACTECLARVLPLFCPRPSGAELAEQPPSAPSEAWGLLWKVDLKVEDVNLFTLSAVVGALELRLDTLTVLGSAESCTVSVQGMVLALVKSITEKMQPCCKAPAIPNPVANLSMLSVTYHSSIRSLEVQCGEGLAVLWSPPDHMHLYHHTLATLQCHEALRSALGRGAPPSLSPESPAPCAATPTETGGPPQPDGAPPKRLLSLSLELSSAKVTAFVSEANYISLAAERTSVSWHGGALHSYCPELAAGFDGHSIFSFKEVEVKLLPELEEVILHRCAFPTLRTLRNRGWAFSFASVSIEFPYQYDFSRTLDAAVGVQKWLKGLHRRGRPAGAALPPDLLLKVTHFSWVFLDDVFEVKLRDNYELMKDESKESAKRLQLLDAKVAALRKQHGELLPARKIEELYASLEKKNIEIYIQRSRRLYANTPMRRALLTWTLAHLELVAMADESFHGTERVVEQMRDMDSVSPFPPEGLEMVTQWCRMMKGSVGSFFVRIRDYPRYLFEIRNWQLSGRLIGAEQCGQACSRRRQVLKLGLPWGDATVERNMPPLKFYHDFHSEISQYTIVWGPCWDPAWTLIGQCVDLLTKPSEDPSAPLPWWDKSRLLFHGDWHMDIEQANLHQLATEDPYNTTENMHWEWSHLSFHWKPGQFVFKGNLDINVRTASKYDDCCFLHLPDLCMTLDLQWLCHGNPHDHHGVVLRSPEFLPEVPVGQQYDSYRAFRSENLNLSIRMDLTRPSEEHSQPRILLYSSTLRWMQNFWATWTSVTRPICRGKLFNNLKPSKKKLGQHYKQLSYTALFPRLQVHYWASFAQQRGIQVECCQGHIFTRGTQRLIPQAGTVMRRLISEWSITQMVSDLSQVTVHLMASTCDENADHRLDTLVKKTHLLSLSSLTYQRHSNRTAEEELPLRDGDDGFHTHQLHLVDLRASWTTTNRDIAFGLYDGYKKAAVLKRNLSTEALKGLKIDTQLQAKKLKRGPLSAQSIPARVTAPITSGRPERASSGGAYMLQKLIEETDKFVVFTEEESGASEQLCGIAACQTDDIYNRNCLIELVNCQMVLRGAETEGCVIVSAAKAQLLQCQHHPAWYGDTLKQKTSWTCLLDGMQYFATTESSPSEREHGQLWLEVKNIEEHRQRSLDSVQELMESGQAVGGMVSTTTDWNQPSEAQQTQQVQRIISRCSCRMYYISYSHDIDPELATQIKPPETPANQEKEDLLKKQEGAVDTFTLIHHDLEISTNPAQYAMILDIVNNLLLHVEPKRKEHSEKKQRVRFQLEISSNPEEQRSSILHLQEAVRQHVAQIRQLEKQMYSNVKSLQDDSKNETLLDLNHRLQQQLSQEKADLQLESEELNILIRCFKDFQLQRANKMELRKQPEDVSVARRTEFYFAQARWRLTEEDGQLGIAELELQRFLYSKVNKSDDTAEHLLELGWVTMNNLLPNAVYKVVLRPQSSCQSGRQLALRIFSKVRPPVGGISIKEHFEVNVVPLTIQLTHQFFHRMMGFFFPGRNVEEEEVGDEEDKSKLVTTGIPVVKPRQLIVADDALGPGKGVAQGLNRTSGVRRSFRKAPEHPVDDIDKMKERAAMNNSFIYIKIPQVPLCVSYKGEKNSVDWGDLNLVLPCLEYHNNTWTWLDFAMAVKRDSRKALVAQVIKEKLRLKPAAGAEARGKLENKSDGPIQQQEEDEKARLLIGLSVGEKNPSKKSIFGRRK, encoded by the exons ATGGCCGCGGggggcccggggctgcccctggccctgccgctcccgctccccgccgccctgcTCGGCCTCGGCCTCGTCGCGCTGCTCGCCGGGCTGCTGGCGCG GTGGCTGGTGTGTCGCCTGGCCGTCACCTGGTGCCGCCAGAAGCTGCAGGCGGAGCTGAAGATCGGCTCCTTCGGCTTCTTCTGGGCCCAGAACATCAGCCTCAAGttccagcagaagcagcagacgGTG GAAATTGACAGCGTCTGGATCTCCAGCAAACTGAGCCGGGAGCTGCC GCGCTACTTCGAGCTGTGCTTTGGGGAGGTGCGAATCCGCACGGACCTGCAGAAGGGCCCTGGCTTCCAGCCCTCCTTCCCGGGGGCTCCCAGCGAGGCTGATGGcagtgagagcagagcagatgtgGCCCTTAAACCCTCCCTGCTGCGGCTCCTTAGCCAG CTCTTCTCCATCCACCTGGATTCCGTCAACGTCATGGTTCTGCACGTGGCCACGTCGGAGTCTCTCTGGCACATCCAGGCCAGCAAGACACGTCTCCTCCTCGCTGGGGATGGGAAGAG CCTGAACTGCGAGGTGAGCCTGACGAAGGTGAACAGCAAGGTGCTGCGGAGCAGCCAGCTG GATGACACGTGCCTGGCGGAGCTGGCCCTGGCGCTCTCCCTCTCGCTGGAGATCAGCAGCAAGCGGCGGCTGGTGGGCGTCAGGCTGAGCGTCCGGACCCTGCAGGCGGAGCTGCACGAGGGGCTCTTCTGCAGCCCGCTGCTGCGCCGCGTCACGGCCGGGGGCGAACAGCCCGGCCCAG GCCCGGAGGAGCCCCTGAAGTCCTCGTCTCTGCTGAGCAGGGGCACGCTGCAGCTCGTCCCCAGGAGGGTGGAGGTGAAGCTGGAGAACACTAGCGTGGTGCTGTCTATGAACAGCCAGAAGAG GCACCTCACCTGGAGCCTGAAGCTGCTGCAGTTTCTCTACCGGCGTGAAGAGGAGCAGATACCGCTGCGCAACTTCACCCCCGCCTCAGACCTGGACCAAATGAGCGTAGACCTCCAGCTGGAGG acggccttctcctctcccagaGCCGCCAGCGCATCGTGTGCCTCAACTCCCTGAAGACCAGCGTGCAG GTCACAGCCATTGACCTCTcggctgctgtgctgctcaaCACCTGCATCATCCACTACCGCCACCAAGAGTTTTCGCACTGGCTGGGCCTGTTGGCGCAGGAACGCAGGTGCCGGGCggtgcctgtccccagccagggGCACAAGGGAAG GAGCTACCCCCAAATCATAGCGCCTATCATCCTGTGCGCCTCGCTGTCCAACGTCAACGTGTCAGTGCAGCTGGGGGACACGCCGCCCTTCGCCTTGGGCTTCAACTCCATCTCTGCAG acTACCAGCACCTGCGCCCCCAGAGCGTGCACCAGCGGGCGGTGCTGGCCGTGGACCACCTCTGCTGGCGTGTGGGCAACGACTCGCACATCCAGCGTGCCCCCCACCCGCCCAACATGCACGTGTGGGGAGAAGCCCTCATCCTCGACTCTTTCAACCTACAG GGCAGCTACAACCAGCCTCTGGGCATGTCCAGCGCCCAGTCGGACACGCTTTTCCTGGACTGCACCAtccgggggctgcaggtggaGTCGTCGGACGCCTGCACCGAGTGCCTGGCCAGGGTCCTGCCCCTCTTCTGCCCGCGGCCCAGCGGAGCTGAGCTCGCCGAGCAGCCTCCCTCCGCCCCGAGCGAGGCCTGGGGACTGCTCTGGAAGGTGGATCTGAAGGTGGAGGATGTAAATCTTTTCACGCTCTCAGCTGTTGTGG GCGCCCTGGAGCTGCGGCTGGACACGCTGACTGTCCTGGGGAGCGCCGAGAGCTGCACGGTCAGCGTCCAGGGCATGGTGCTGGCTTTGGTGAAGAGCATCACGGAGAAGATGCAGCCGTGCTGCAAAGCTCCTGCCATCCCCAACCCCGTGGCCAACCTCTCCATGCTCTCCGTTACCTACCACAGCAGCATCCGCTCCCTGGAG GTGCAGTGCGGCGAGGGGCTGGCGGTGCTGTGGAGCCCTCCCGACCACATGCACTTGTACCATCACACCCTGGCCACCCTGCAGTGCCACGAAGCCTTGCGGAGCGCCCTCGGCCGCGGGGCgcctccctccctgtccccgGAGAGCCCGGCGCCCTGTGCCGCCACCCCTACTGAGACAGGAGGGCCCCCCCAGCCAGACGGGGCTCCCCCCAAAAGACTGCTGTCCCTGTCGctggagctgagctctgccaaGGTCACCGCCTTTGTCTCCGAGGCCAACTACATCAGCCTGGCTGCTGAACGGACCTCGGTGAGCTGGCACGGCGGCGCCCTGCACAGCTACTGCCCCGAGCTGGCCGCCGGCTTCGACGGCCACAGCATCTTCAGCTTCAAGGAGGTGGAGGTGAAGCTGCTGCCGGAGCTGGAGGAGGTCATCCTGCACCGTTGCGCCTTCCCCACCCTGCGCACCCTCCGCAACCGCGGCTGGGCCTTCTCCTTCGCCAGCGTCAGCATCGAGTTCCCCTACCAGTACGACTTCTCCCGCACGCTGGACGCCGCCGTGGGCGTGCAGAAGTGGCTGAAGGGCTTGCACCGGCGCGGGCGCCCCGCCGGCGCGGCGCTGCCTCCCGACCTCCTGCTCAAAGTGACGCACTTCTCCTGGGTCTTCCTGGACGACGTCTTCGAGGTCAAGCTACGAGACAACTACGAGCTGATGAAGGACGAGAGCAAGGAGAGCGCCAAgcggctgcagctgctggacgCCAAGGTGGCCGCGCTGCGCAAGCAGcacggggagctgctgcctgcccgcAAGATCGAGGAGCTCTACGCCTCGCTGGAGAAGAAGAACATCGAGATCTACATCCAGCGCTCCCGGCGCCTCTATGCCAACACGCCCATGCGGAGGGCTCTCCTCACCTGGACCCTGGCCCACCTGGAGCTGGTGGCCATGGCTGACGAGTCCTTCCACGGCACGGAGCGTGTCGTGGAGCAGATGAGGGACATGGACAGCGTCAGCCCCTTCCCCCCCGAGGGGCTGGAGATGGTCACCCAGTGGTGCCGCATGATGAAGGGCAGCGTGGGCAGCTTCTTCG TGCGGATCCGCGACTACCCTCGCTACCTCTTCGAGATCCGGAACTGGCAGCTCTCGGGCCGGCTGATCGGGGCGGAGCAGTGCGGCCAGGCCTGCTCCCGGCGCCGCCAGGTCCtgaagctggggctgccctggggggACGCGACGGTGGAGAGGAACATGCCTCCCCTCAAGTTCTACCACGACTTCCACT ctGAGATCTCCCAGTACACCATCGTGTGGGGGCCCTGCTGGGACCCGGCCTGGACTCTCATCGGCCAGTGCGTGGATCTCCTCACCAAGCCCTCGGAGGACCCCAGCGCCCCGTTGCCCTGGTGGGACAAGAGCCGCCTTCTCTTCCACGGGGACTGGCACATGGACATCGAGCAGGCCAACCTGCACCAGCTGGCCACCGAG GACCCCTACAACACCACGGAGAACATGCACTGGGAGTGGAGCCACCTCTCCTTCCACTGGAAGCCCGGGCAGTTCGTCTTCAAGGGCAACCTAGACATCAACGTCCGGACAGCCTCCAA GTATGACGACTGCTGCTTCCTGCACCTCCCTGACCTGTGCATGACGCTGGACCTGCAGTGGCTGTGCCACGGGAACCCCCATGACCACCACGGCGTGGTGCTGCGCTCCCCCGAGTTCCTGCCCGAGGTGCCAGTGGGACAGCAGTACGACTCCTACCGTGCCTTCCGCTCCGAGAACCTCAACCTCTCCATCCGGATGGACCTGACGCGGCCCAGTGAGG AGCACTCCCAGCCCCGGATCCTGCTCTACAGCAGCACCCTCCGCTGGATGCAGAACTTCTGGGCCACGTGGACCAGCGTGACGCGCCCTATATGCCGTGGGAAGCTCTTCAACAACCTGAAACCCAGTAAGAAGAAGCTGGGGCAGCATTACAAGCAGCTGTCCTACACTGCGCTCTTCCCCCGGCTGCAG GTGCATTACTGGGCCTCCTTTGCCCAGCAGCGGGGGATCCAGGTGGAGTGCTGCCAGGGGCACATCTTCACCCGCGGCACGCAGCGGCTCATCCCACAAG CTGGCACGGTGATGCGACGCCTCATCTCGGAGTGGAGCATCACGCAGATGGTGAGCGACCTGAGCCAGGTCACCGTGCACCTCATGGCCTCCACCTGCGATGAGAACGCTGACCACCGGCTCGACACCCTGGTGAAGAAAACCCACCTGCTGAGCCTGTCCTCCCTCACCTACCAGCGGCACAGCAACCGCACGGCTGAGGAG gagctgcccctgcGGGATGGGGACGATGGTTTCCACACGCACCAGCTGCACCTGGTGGACCTGAGGGCCTCCTGGACCACCACAAACCGGGACATCGCCTTTGGCCTCTATGACGGCTACAAAAAAGCAGCTGTGCTCAAGCGCAACCTGTCCACCGAGGCCCTGAAGGGGCTGAAGATTGACACGCAGCTGCAAGCCAAGAAGCTGAAGCGGGGCCCGCTCTCTGCTCAGTCCATCCCTGCCAGAGTCACTGCTCCCATCACCAGTGGCCGTCCTGAGAGAGCCTCCTCGGGGG gagcCTACATGCTGCAGAAGCTCATTGAGGAGACGGACAAGTTCGTGGTCTTCACAGAGGAGGAATCAGGGGCTAGCGAGCAGCTGTGTGGCATCGCCGCTTGCCAGACCGATGACATCTACAACCGCAACTGCCTCATCGAGCTGGTCAACTGCCAG atGGTGCTGCGAGGTGCAGAGACAGAGGGCTGTGTGATTGTGTCCGCCGCGAaggcccagctgctgcagtgccagcaccACCCTGCGTGGTACGGGGACACGCTGAAGCAGAAGACGTCGTGGACCTGCTTGCTGGACGGCATGCAGTACTTTGCCACCACGGAAAGCAGCCCCAGCGAGAGGGAGCACGGGCAGCTCTGGCTGGAG GTAAAGAATATCGAGGAACATCGGCAGCGGAGCCTGGACTCGGTGCAGGAGCTGATGGAGAGCGGGCAGGCCGTGGGGGGCATGGTCAGCACCACGACAG ACTGGAACCAGCCCTCGGAAGCCCAGCAGACCCAGCAGGTGCAGAGGATCATCTCTCGCTGCAGCTGCCGCATGTACTATATCAGCTACAGCCACGACATCGACCCCGAGCTGGCCACGCAGATAAAGCCTCCCGAGACTCCCGCTAACCAGGAGAAGGAGGATCTGCTGAAGAAGCAGGAGG gagctgtggaCACGTTCACACTTATCCACCACGACCTGGAGATCTCCACAAACCCTGCCCAGTACGCCATGATCCTTGACATAGTTAACAACCTGCTGCTGCACGTGGAGCCCAAACGCAAG GAGCACAGCGAGAAGAAGCAGCGGGTGCGTTTCCAGCTGGAAATCTCCAGCAACCCTGAGGAGCAGCGCAGCAGTATCCTACACCTGCAGGAGGCCGTGAGGCAGCACGTTGCCCAGATCCGGCAGCTGGAGAAGCAGATGTACTCCAACGTGAAG TCCCTGCAGGATGACAGCAAAAACGAGACCCTGCTCGACCTcaaccacaggctgcagcagcagctgagccagGAGAAGGCTGACCTGCAGCTGGAGAGCGAGGAGCTGAACATACTGATCAG GTGCTTCAAGGACTTCCAGCTGCAGCGAGCCAACAAGATGGAGCTGCGGAAGCAGCCGGAGGACGTGAGCGTAGCACGGCGGACTGAGTTCTACTTCGCCCAGGCGCGCTGGCGCCTGACGGAGGAGGACGGGCAGCTGGGCATAGCcgagctggagctgcagcgCTTCCTCTACAGCAAG GTCAACAAGTCCGACGACACCGCCGAGcatctgctggagctgggctgggtcACGATGAACAATCTCCTGCCCAACGCCGTGTACAAG GTGGTGCTGCGTCCCCAGAGCTCCTGCCAGTCTGGCCGGCAGCTGGCACTGAGGATCTTCAGCAAGGTCCGGCCGCCCGTGGGGGGCATCTCCATCAAGGAGCACTTCGag gTGAACGTGGTCCCGCTCACCATCCAGCTCACCCACCAGTTCTTCCACAGGATGATGGGGTTCTTCTTCCCCGGCCGCAacgtggaggaggaggaggtgggggatGAGGAAGACAAGTCCAAGCTGGTGACAACGG GGATACCCGTGGTGAAGCCGCGGCAGCTGATCGTGGCCGATGACGCGCTGGGGCCGGGGAAGGGAGTCGCTCAGGGACTGAATCGGACGTCAGGGGTCAGAAGATCGTTCCGAAAAGCACCCGAG caccccgtGGACGACATCGACAAGATGAAGGAGCGCGCGGCCATGAACAACTCCTTCATCTACATCAAGATCCCGCAGGTGCCGCTCTGCGTCAGCTACAAG GGCGAGAAGAACAGCGTCGATTGGGGCGACCTGaacctggtgctgccctgcctggaGTACCACAACAACACCTGGACGTGGCTGGACTTCGCCATGGCGGTGAAGAGGGACAGCCGCAAAGCCTTGGTGGCGCAG GTGATCAAAGAGAAGCTGCGCCTGAAGCCGGCAGCGGGCGCGGAGGCCCGGGGGAAGCTGGAGAACAAATCGGACGGGCCcatccagcagcaggaggaggacgAGAAGGCGCGCCTGCTCATCGGGCTGAGCGTGGGCGAGAAGAACCCCAGCAAGAAGTCCATCTTCGGCAGGCGCAAATAA